One window of Natronomonas salsuginis genomic DNA carries:
- a CDS encoding plastocyanin/azurin family copper-binding protein has translation MTNYNRRQFLGVLGAGAIAGVGITQPASAQETPVVKMGNNYFDPIGLHVEPGTTVRFELAAGAHSATAYENRIPSDASAFNSGTISSGSFEYTFEEPGTYDYYCIPHKSVGMVGRIVVGSPGGPAEESSIPDGEVPDSETIVQNGAVAIGSDVDGSGSTGGGMMGPGGGGMMGGSRGGWGGVPFVGGALGMLGLAGGLLYWALGRGDASPESDDSAMETLQRRYARGEIDEEEFQKRRERLEDR, from the coding sequence ATGACGAACTATAACCGACGTCAGTTCCTGGGAGTACTCGGTGCCGGCGCAATCGCCGGTGTAGGGATCACTCAGCCAGCGAGCGCACAGGAGACGCCCGTCGTGAAGATGGGCAACAACTACTTCGACCCGATCGGACTCCACGTCGAACCCGGCACGACCGTTCGCTTCGAGCTAGCGGCCGGAGCCCACTCGGCGACCGCCTACGAGAATCGGATTCCATCCGACGCCAGCGCATTCAACAGTGGAACCATCTCGTCGGGATCCTTCGAGTACACGTTCGAAGAGCCAGGCACGTACGACTACTACTGCATCCCGCACAAGTCGGTCGGGATGGTCGGCCGCATCGTCGTCGGCAGCCCCGGCGGCCCGGCCGAGGAGAGCTCAATCCCCGACGGCGAGGTCCCCGATAGCGAGACGATCGTCCAGAACGGCGCCGTGGCCATCGGCTCGGACGTCGACGGAAGCGGGAGCACCGGTGGCGGCATGATGGGGCCCGGCGGAGGGGGCATGATGGGTGGCTCGAGAGGCGGGTGGGGCGGCGTCCCGTTCGTCGGCGGGGCACTCGGAATGCTCGGCTTAGCTGGCGGACTCCTCTATTGGGCACTAGGACGAGGTGACGCATCTCCCGAGAGCGATGATTCCGCGATGGAAACCCTCCAACGCCGTTACGCACGAGGCGAGATCGACGAAGAAGAGTTCCAGAAGCGTCGTGAGCGGTTGGAAGACAGGTGA
- a CDS encoding thioredoxin family protein yields MTEVILFTQETCGACTTQREKNDGLEDKYPDVQFREVDIRKDLETAEEYGVRKTPTTLVYANGEQTAEFIGIVDRNDLESAIERATQQPSGLVQRLVDAVRK; encoded by the coding sequence GTGACCGAAGTAATCCTCTTCACCCAAGAGACGTGCGGGGCATGCACAACACAGCGGGAGAAAAACGACGGCCTCGAGGACAAGTATCCGGACGTGCAGTTCCGGGAGGTCGACATCCGGAAAGATCTGGAAACGGCCGAAGAATACGGCGTCCGAAAGACGCCGACGACACTCGTCTACGCGAACGGAGAGCAGACCGCCGAGTTCATCGGCATCGTCGACCGGAACGACCTCGAGTCAGCCATCGAGCGCGCGACCCAGCAACCGTCTGGACTCGTCCAGCGCCTCGTCGATGCCGTGCGAAAATAA
- a CDS encoding SHOCT domain-containing protein, which produces MSSSNQLDTTTIVLLILGAFIVLPLLTMGMGFGGMMGYGGMMGYGGMMGYGGTTSGWWPFVGMLVPLIFLLILLGGGYLVVRRANESQTSRNPAMEELRTAYARGDLTDEEFESRREKLERSE; this is translated from the coding sequence ATGTCTTCGTCGAATCAACTCGACACCACGACTATCGTGCTCCTGATCCTCGGGGCGTTCATCGTCCTCCCGTTGCTCACCATGGGGATGGGGTTCGGAGGGATGATGGGCTACGGAGGGATGATGGGCTACGGAGGGATGATGGGCTACGGCGGGACCACCAGCGGGTGGTGGCCGTTCGTCGGGATGCTCGTCCCGCTCATCTTCCTCCTCATCCTCCTTGGCGGTGGCTACCTCGTCGTCCGACGTGCGAATGAAAGCCAGACGTCTCGAAACCCCGCGATGGAGGAACTCCGCACGGCGTACGCTCGCGGCGACCTCACCGACGAAGAGTTCGAATCCCGCCGCGAGAAACTCGAACGGTCGGAGTAA
- a CDS encoding DUF302 domain-containing protein, with protein sequence MTYTITTTIDAQFDDVVTAVTTALQDEGFGILCDIDVKTTLKEKLDVDVDQYRILGACNPPLAHEGLAEEPELGALLPCNVIVYETDAGDVVVSAVDPQQLVGITENPDLDEIAVDVHERFERVIATVSDELGTVPEEE encoded by the coding sequence ATGACGTATACCATCACCACAACGATCGATGCACAGTTCGACGATGTCGTAACCGCAGTCACGACCGCACTACAGGACGAAGGCTTCGGCATCCTCTGTGACATCGACGTCAAAACGACCCTGAAGGAAAAGCTCGATGTCGACGTAGACCAATACCGGATTCTCGGGGCGTGTAACCCTCCACTCGCCCACGAGGGGCTCGCCGAAGAGCCGGAATTGGGGGCCCTGCTCCCGTGTAACGTCATCGTCTACGAGACGGATGCCGGTGACGTCGTCGTGAGCGCCGTCGACCCCCAGCAACTGGTCGGCATCACGGAGAATCCAGACCTCGACGAGATCGCGGTCGACGTGCACGAACGATTCGAGCGCGTCATCGCAACGGTCTCAGACGAGTTGGGAACGGTGCCAGAGGAGGAGTGA
- a CDS encoding SHOCT domain-containing protein translates to MTQLTTHIGRTARRLTILAVPLLVAATGTAAAHGSGSYGGGMMGGGWGGMGGLGGFGMLGGGMFLWPLLLIGLVLLLMYGTNREEQTSKTDTALAELRERYARGELSDEEFENRRSSLTQ, encoded by the coding sequence ATGACGCAACTCACCACGCACATCGGACGCACTGCTCGTCGACTCACGATACTCGCTGTTCCGCTGTTGGTCGCGGCGACTGGAACGGCTGCTGCCCACGGTAGTGGAAGCTACGGCGGCGGTATGATGGGCGGCGGCTGGGGCGGAATGGGCGGACTCGGCGGCTTCGGGATGCTCGGAGGCGGAATGTTCCTCTGGCCGTTGCTCCTGATCGGACTCGTCCTGCTCCTCATGTACGGGACTAACCGCGAAGAACAGACCTCGAAGACGGATACTGCACTCGCTGAACTCCGCGAGCGCTACGCGCGGGGTGAACTCTCGGACGAGGAGTTCGAGAACCGACGATCCTCGCTCACCCAGTGA
- a CDS encoding winged helix-turn-helix transcriptional regulator: protein MTQNAIDDTDREILRLLEENARRSYNEIAEAVNLSAPSVSARIRRLEQDGVIRQFTVDTDRTQYENRVRIMVRFQSVLDSADSLRESVIQAPYVEHVFTTAEGEIIAVATPPRPTIGSWVQQNIPLSDVRRYDVQLLSSITHSTYSNGTESTLTSANCGSTVREDGLASRVGGSLQQFCCEECESAFRKQHEDSPG from the coding sequence ATGACACAAAATGCGATTGACGACACGGATCGTGAGATCCTCCGACTCCTCGAGGAGAACGCACGTCGTTCGTACAATGAAATCGCTGAAGCAGTAAATCTCTCAGCCCCGTCTGTTTCGGCGCGTATCCGTCGATTGGAACAAGACGGCGTTATTCGTCAATTCACAGTCGACACCGATCGAACGCAGTACGAAAACCGGGTGCGTATCATGGTGCGTTTCCAATCTGTACTCGATAGTGCGGACTCACTTCGAGAGTCAGTTATCCAGGCCCCATACGTGGAACACGTATTCACAACTGCTGAAGGTGAGATTATCGCCGTGGCGACTCCACCACGCCCCACAATCGGAAGCTGGGTGCAACAAAATATTCCACTGAGTGATGTCCGGCGATACGATGTGCAATTGCTGTCGAGCATCACCCACTCCACGTATTCAAACGGAACGGAGTCTACACTTACATCCGCAAACTGTGGGAGCACGGTTCGCGAAGACGGATTAGCCTCGCGTGTTGGTGGTTCCCTCCAACAGTTTTGTTGCGAAGAATGTGAATCTGCATTTCGGAAACAGCATGAGGATTCCCCAGGATAA
- a CDS encoding YHS domain-containing protein, with translation MATDPVCGMDVDETDAAATAEYDGQTYYFCAEGCKDTFTSAPEEYV, from the coding sequence ATGGCAACTGATCCCGTCTGTGGAATGGACGTCGACGAAACCGATGCAGCGGCTACTGCCGAGTACGATGGTCAGACGTACTACTTCTGTGCCGAAGGATGCAAGGACACGTTCACCTCGGCACCGGAGGAATACGTCTAA
- a CDS encoding helix-turn-helix transcriptional regulator codes for MNKRRADFLASLLVTAVLLIGSALGWQAYQQKQSIEQMGSMMGMDSSVGAMHGTNPIWYIGGTLLVSAVIIGGYLLIRNDLTNTAVPDDTQAKTESQTVSETDNSPEEAAQSSGVINPESQPQARVLDLLPDDERRILEPVLSSPGITQIELRDRSNFSKSKVSQTVSALEKRGLLYRERQGRTYRIYPSDDLQENQA; via the coding sequence ATGAATAAACGGCGAGCGGACTTCCTCGCCAGTCTCCTTGTCACTGCTGTCCTCCTCATCGGCAGTGCGCTCGGTTGGCAAGCCTACCAGCAAAAACAATCCATCGAGCAAATGGGGTCGATGATGGGAATGGATTCATCGGTAGGGGCGATGCATGGGACGAACCCCATCTGGTACATCGGTGGGACTCTTCTCGTCTCAGCGGTCATTATTGGGGGATATCTTTTGATTCGGAACGACCTCACTAACACAGCTGTACCCGACGACACGCAGGCCAAGACGGAGAGTCAAACTGTTTCCGAGACGGATAACTCGCCCGAGGAAGCGGCCCAATCGAGCGGCGTTATCAATCCAGAATCTCAACCGCAGGCACGTGTGTTGGACCTGCTGCCCGATGACGAACGTCGTATCCTCGAGCCAGTCCTCTCCTCACCCGGCATCACCCAGATCGAATTGCGGGACCGATCGAACTTCTCGAAGAGCAAGGTGAGTCAGACAGTAAGTGCCCTCGAGAAACGTGGGCTGTTGTATCGTGAACGCCAGGGGCGAACGTATCGTATCTATCCAAGTGATGATTTACAGGAGAATCAGGCATAG
- a CDS encoding DUF7546 family protein encodes MTKTTSEIQSLGQILESSTWLNLILAIQLVVGITYVYVTGDTVGRWTHFVIPFIWFTASGWVLWHTRPPTTSWIYRVGAGLFVAIYFLIMLYFSGLVGPSTSHLGQLTGATDYGLTWGRSLGWSPVLLYTGNIITATIIPYQAVGLFAMAYLVYDAVLSFSQSAVGGVIGIVACPACVSPIVLALVGGVGGTTTTILFGTYGYEFATVLFLLGLAILYHRNRLAIVVSQLQGS; translated from the coding sequence ATGACAAAAACAACAAGCGAAATCCAATCTCTCGGTCAGATTCTCGAATCGAGTACGTGGCTTAACTTGATACTAGCCATCCAGCTGGTGGTTGGAATCACTTACGTGTATGTGACAGGTGATACCGTGGGACGATGGACTCACTTCGTTATACCGTTTATTTGGTTTACCGCATCTGGATGGGTTTTATGGCATACCCGTCCCCCTACAACGAGCTGGATATACCGAGTCGGTGCCGGGTTATTTGTCGCAATCTACTTTCTCATTATGTTATATTTTTCAGGCTTAGTCGGCCCATCTACCTCCCACCTCGGGCAACTCACTGGGGCCACCGATTACGGCTTGACGTGGGGGCGCTCACTAGGCTGGAGCCCCGTTCTACTCTACACTGGGAATATAATTACAGCTACAATCATACCCTATCAAGCAGTCGGCCTGTTCGCAATGGCATATCTTGTATATGACGCAGTACTGAGCTTTTCTCAGTCAGCGGTTGGGGGCGTTATAGGAATCGTGGCGTGTCCGGCCTGCGTCAGCCCAATCGTGCTAGCACTTGTGGGCGGAGTGGGTGGCACTACAACGACAATATTGTTCGGTACCTATGGATATGAATTTGCGACAGTCCTATTTCTTTTAGGGCTAGCTATTCTCTATCATCGAAATCGGCTTGCGATAGTAGTCTCGCAGTTACAGGGGAGCTAA
- a CDS encoding permease, producing the protein MQAALVDGILESLRIGVGFLWTAAWAIIMGLTITSLVQVYVSKERMAQVLGEGDLSGLTKATVFGAASSGCSFGAVAIGKGLFKKGAHTVNFLAFMFASTNLIVELGLMILILLGWEFLVAELLGGLILIAVMALLVHLTLPENLFDEVREELNQRDHEHGVTEDPTCGMEGKDEYSLTTDGGETVKFCSKGCMETYQQEIASSGGWRDELLSWGGWYKVGNQYRKEWSMIWKDVIAGFLISGFVIVFVPQWVWNTLFLQGDSLLVSAENAIMGVTIAVLSFVGSMGNVPFAVALWGGGISFAGVIAFVYADLITIPVLNVYRKYYGWKVMLYILGIFFVTMAFTGFLMEELFNILGIVPNLAGGETATEQTYFEINYTFYLNIIAFGLSGFLLYVYRRGLGAPGQYRDPVCGMRTDEKGPTVTHDGETYYFCSQACRQKFEKKPNEFAHQKPEFQDHSHDH; encoded by the coding sequence ATGCAGGCCGCCCTCGTCGACGGAATCCTCGAATCGTTGCGGATCGGTGTCGGCTTTCTCTGGACAGCGGCCTGGGCGATTATTATGGGCCTCACGATTACGAGCCTCGTCCAGGTCTACGTCTCCAAAGAGCGGATGGCCCAAGTCCTTGGGGAAGGGGATCTGAGCGGACTCACGAAGGCAACGGTCTTCGGTGCTGCGAGTAGCGGCTGTAGCTTCGGTGCAGTAGCGATTGGTAAGGGACTGTTCAAGAAGGGAGCACACACAGTGAATTTCCTCGCCTTCATGTTTGCCTCGACAAACCTCATCGTAGAATTGGGGCTGATGATCCTGATTCTGCTGGGGTGGGAGTTTCTGGTCGCCGAACTCCTCGGCGGCCTCATCCTTATCGCCGTCATGGCGCTCCTGGTCCATTTGACTCTCCCGGAGAACCTCTTCGACGAAGTTCGGGAGGAACTGAATCAACGTGATCACGAACACGGCGTCACCGAGGATCCGACCTGCGGGATGGAGGGCAAAGACGAGTACTCGCTGACGACCGACGGGGGTGAAACGGTGAAGTTCTGCTCGAAGGGGTGTATGGAGACATATCAACAGGAAATCGCCAGTTCCGGTGGGTGGCGTGACGAACTCCTCTCGTGGGGCGGGTGGTACAAGGTCGGGAACCAGTACCGCAAGGAGTGGTCGATGATCTGGAAGGACGTCATCGCGGGCTTTCTGATCTCAGGGTTCGTCATCGTCTTCGTCCCGCAGTGGGTGTGGAACACGCTCTTCCTTCAGGGCGACAGTTTGCTGGTGAGCGCAGAGAACGCCATCATGGGCGTGACGATCGCTGTCCTCAGCTTTGTCGGCAGTATGGGCAATGTCCCCTTTGCCGTCGCGCTCTGGGGCGGTGGGATCAGCTTTGCGGGCGTCATCGCGTTCGTCTACGCCGACCTCATCACGATTCCTGTCCTCAACGTTTACCGGAAATACTACGGCTGGAAGGTGATGCTGTACATTCTCGGCATCTTCTTCGTGACGATGGCCTTCACAGGCTTCCTCATGGAAGAACTGTTCAACATCCTCGGAATTGTTCCAAACCTCGCCGGCGGTGAGACTGCGACCGAACAAACGTACTTTGAGATCAATTACACCTTCTATCTCAACATTATCGCGTTCGGGCTCTCCGGATTCCTCCTCTACGTCTACCGGCGTGGCCTCGGTGCCCCCGGCCAGTACCGCGATCCGGTCTGTGGAATGCGGACCGACGAGAAGGGACCGACCGTGACCCACGACGGGGAAACATACTACTTCTGCTCTCAAGCCTGTAGGCAAAAATTTGAAAAGAAGCCGAATGAATTCGCTCATCAGAAACCAGAATTTCAAGATCACAGTCACGACCACTAA
- a CDS encoding universal stress protein: MYTDILIPTDGSDHVEPAITYGLDIADRYDATVHALHVVDSSPIERKLELTALTPDLEPLPDQWYDAGDAATQQIATRAAEHNLDVVSEVRRGVPAREIRSYITDAGIDLVCMRTRGHTGLDRFLLGSVTTRIIRTVNIPVLSINSKPAEASSEAEIRAGFDRILFPTDGSIPAREAFYHALEVAKMYDAAVHALYVVDRGDYASRPGWTWDELQQVLEQTGETVLEDVRSRATSDGVAVTAEITHGVPHQEISEYCDQHSVDLIVMGTHGRSGISRHLIGSVTERVLRNADGPVLTIRGA; the protein is encoded by the coding sequence ATGTACACCGATATCCTCATCCCAACCGATGGCAGCGATCACGTCGAACCCGCGATCACGTACGGGCTCGACATCGCGGACCGATACGATGCAACCGTTCACGCTCTACACGTCGTCGACAGTTCGCCGATCGAACGGAAACTCGAACTGACCGCGCTGACTCCCGATTTGGAGCCGCTTCCAGACCAATGGTATGACGCTGGGGATGCCGCCACGCAACAGATCGCGACACGAGCCGCAGAACACAATCTCGACGTAGTTTCTGAGGTCCGCCGTGGCGTTCCAGCGCGAGAAATCCGATCCTACATCACCGACGCCGGAATCGATCTCGTCTGTATGCGAACCCGAGGACACACTGGCCTCGACCGATTTCTGCTTGGGAGTGTAACGACCCGAATTATCCGCACTGTTAACATCCCTGTCCTTAGCATCAATTCGAAGCCGGCTGAAGCGAGTTCTGAAGCCGAGATACGAGCTGGATTCGACCGCATCTTATTTCCGACAGATGGCAGTATTCCGGCACGAGAGGCTTTTTATCACGCACTCGAAGTGGCTAAGATGTACGATGCGGCAGTTCACGCTCTTTATGTTGTTGATAGGGGTGACTACGCGTCTCGTCCGGGATGGACATGGGACGAACTGCAGCAAGTGCTAGAGCAGACTGGAGAAACGGTCCTCGAAGATGTCCGATCTCGAGCGACTTCTGACGGGGTTGCAGTCACTGCTGAGATAACCCACGGCGTCCCCCATCAGGAAATATCGGAGTACTGTGACCAGCATAGCGTTGACCTCATCGTTATGGGGACGCACGGTCGATCCGGTATTTCACGACACCTCATCGGAAGTGTGACTGAACGAGTTCTCCGGAACGCTGATGGGCCAGTTCTGACCATTCGAGGAGCGTGA
- a CDS encoding DUF7521 family protein yields MVDATTAILVVVRLLVLALGILITYYSFEAYRRTGTYYMRNAAIGFGIITLGVFIEGVLFEFAGVDLAVVHVIESVAIGLGFVVLLISLRR; encoded by the coding sequence ATGGTGGACGCAACAACAGCGATTCTTGTAGTCGTTCGCTTGCTCGTTCTCGCACTCGGTATTCTGATCACGTACTACAGCTTCGAGGCGTATCGACGAACGGGCACGTACTATATGCGAAACGCCGCGATCGGATTCGGGATCATCACTCTCGGTGTCTTCATTGAAGGAGTGCTGTTCGAATTCGCGGGAGTTGACCTCGCTGTCGTCCACGTCATCGAATCAGTCGCCATTGGCCTCGGATTCGTGGTTCTTCTCATCTCGCTTCGCCGGTAG
- a CDS encoding DUF7521 family protein — MHIGLVIAKLVTMTLGFVIAYQAYRGYRRSNGQSMLYLAIGFAIISFGAIIEGVLFDVVGLTLHNAGIVATVIVALGMLTILYALYGRDPRKLEE, encoded by the coding sequence ATGCACATCGGTCTCGTCATCGCAAAACTCGTCACCATGACTCTCGGGTTCGTGATCGCATACCAAGCCTATCGAGGATACCGTCGAAGCAACGGCCAGTCAATGTTGTATCTCGCTATCGGCTTCGCAATTATCAGCTTCGGTGCAATCATCGAAGGGGTGTTATTCGACGTTGTTGGCCTGACGTTGCACAATGCTGGAATAGTGGCGACAGTAATCGTCGCGCTCGGGATGCTCACGATCCTGTACGCCCTGTACGGACGCGACCCGCGGAAACTGGAGGAATAA
- a CDS encoding ArsR/SmtB family transcription factor, whose product MSEERDISGILAILDDDYARAILEATRRTQMSAKELSDECDMSVSTVSRRVNTLLEYDFLVERTHMDPDGHHYSEYEAQLNRVEVQLLESGFDVRIELREDAPDRFSRLWDTMRND is encoded by the coding sequence GTGAGTGAAGAGCGAGACATCTCGGGGATCCTCGCCATCCTCGACGACGACTATGCACGAGCGATCCTCGAGGCGACTCGCCGAACACAGATGTCTGCCAAGGAACTCAGTGATGAGTGCGATATGTCCGTCTCGACGGTTTCCAGGCGAGTCAATACGTTGCTCGAGTACGACTTTCTCGTCGAACGAACGCACATGGACCCCGACGGTCATCATTACAGCGAATACGAAGCCCAGCTCAACCGGGTCGAGGTTCAACTTCTGGAGTCTGGGTTCGATGTCCGCATCGAACTTCGGGAAGACGCCCCCGACAGATTCTCTCGGTTGTGGGATACAATGAGGAACGACTAA
- a CDS encoding plastocyanin/azurin family copper-binding protein — MTDSLTRRRMLQLTGGAAVVGLAGCTGTQDNNSEAAGGSPTESGHDETSTESGHSDDEDSHDDDGGHDEAVGAPSDTAEVNMITQDGGYHFEPHVVRVNVGGTVTWHNESGSHSTTAYHSENDQPQLVPDGAASWDSGIVSEQGATFEHTFETEGVYHYYCTPHESLGMIGSVIVGEPDPHEEVALEDPPADKPDRVREKLEELNGMISTALGDDH; from the coding sequence ATGACCGATTCACTCACGCGTCGACGGATGCTCCAGCTGACTGGCGGTGCAGCAGTCGTTGGCCTCGCCGGTTGCACAGGGACTCAGGACAACAACAGCGAGGCGGCGGGCGGATCGCCGACTGAGAGTGGCCACGACGAGACCAGCACGGAGTCCGGCCACAGCGACGACGAGGACAGTCACGACGACGATGGGGGGCATGACGAAGCGGTCGGAGCGCCGTCCGATACGGCCGAAGTGAACATGATCACCCAAGACGGGGGCTACCACTTCGAGCCACACGTTGTGCGGGTGAACGTCGGTGGGACCGTGACCTGGCACAACGAGAGCGGGAGTCACTCGACGACCGCGTACCACTCCGAAAACGACCAGCCCCAGCTCGTTCCCGACGGAGCGGCGTCTTGGGACAGTGGCATCGTCTCTGAACAGGGCGCAACGTTCGAACACACGTTCGAGACCGAGGGGGTCTACCACTACTACTGCACGCCCCACGAGAGCCTCGGGATGATCGGGAGCGTCATCGTCGGTGAACCGGATCCCCACGAGGAGGTCGCCCTCGAGGATCCGCCGGCAGACAAGCCCGATCGGGTCCGCGAGAAGCTCGAAGAACTGAACGGAATGATTTCGACCGCCCTCGGCGACGACCACTAA